The nucleotide sequence GAGCGCGGCGGCCCGGCGGGCCGCCCCCGCGGAGCCCACCCCCGGCCCGTCGTGTGTGTGCGCCGACCGGCGGCGGGGCGGCGGGGCGGCGGGGCTATGCCTTGCCCTGCGCCACCAGCTCCGTCATGGAGACGGTGTCGTTCGCGGGCGGAGGGGTGACGTCGACGGGGACGTTCCACTCCACGAAGTCGACCGTCGTCTCGACGTCGGCGGTCTGGCCCTGGGCCGTCACCTCGATCGTGGTGATCTGCCGCACGGGAAGCCGGTCGGCGTCGATCCACAGGTCGATTTCCGCCTCGTCGACGCCGAGTTTGTCGAACATGTCGTTCAACTGCTTGTAGTCCTTGGCCTCCAGGCCCATGCTCTCGGCGTTGTTGGCCTGGAGAAGCTTGACGTCGACGGTCCCGGCGTAGTGCGTCGTCGCGACCCCGCCGACCTTCTCCTCGCCGACCTTGCGGATGTCGCCGGACTTCTCCAGCAGCGCGAGTTGCGCGCCCGGGTCCTGCTGGCCGTCGGAGCCCTGCTCGGCCATCTTCTGGTACTGCGCAACCTGGCCGGTCACGTCGAGGTTCCGCATCTCCGCGGCGTTCAGCTCGACCCACGGCTTGCCGTTCTTCGCGGTGGCCTCCGGGCCGAGGTTCATGTACATCACGTCGGGCGTCACGATCGACTCGACGACCGTGGGCTCGGTCACGCGCGTGCCCTTGAGCTGCGACAGCAGCTCGGGATCGAACGTCATGCTCATGCGGGCCACGTTGTCGGGGACCGAGCGGGACGAGGCGTCGATGGAGAACGTGTGGGTGCCGTCGACTTCCTGCGAGATCCGCATGTGCACGGACGTCGTCTCGCCCACCTTCGTCCGTGTGTCGCCGAGCTCGGCGGCCAGGGCCTTGACGGCCGCGCTCTGCGGTTCCGAGGCCGCCGCGGTGTCGGAACCGCCCGAGCCGTCGTCCGTGCCGCAGCCGGCGACCGCGAACGAGAGACAGATGGCGCCGACCACGGCGCTCGGAGTGCGCTTGCGCATATCGCGTCCTCACGTGGCTGAAACCGGGCGTCCCCGTGCAACGGGCCCGGACGTCCTCAGCAACGTAACAGCGGTTCGCGGGTGGGACATCACCCGTTCGCGCGGTCGCGCGTGGGACAACGCGCATAGGCCCCGGAGCGTCGAGCGCGTCCGGGGCCTACGAGATGAACGGGAGCCTAGCGGCCGGGGTCTCAGGCGTTGCGCGCGGGGTGCCCGAAGCGGCCCTTGTAGAACAGCAGCGGCCCCGCGTCGTCGCGCGGCGCGTCCAACGCCGCGACCCGGCCGATCACGATCTCGTGGTCGCCGCCGTCCACGACCCGCTCCAGCGTGCAGTCGACGTACGCGAGCACGCCGTCCAGCAGGGGGGAGCCCGTCCCGGGGGCCGGGGTGTGAGCGACTCCGGCGAACTTGTCGGCGCCGCTGACGGCGAAGGCCCGGCACAGGTCCTCCTGGTCGTCGGCGAGCACGTTGACGCAGAATCTCGCACCGGGGCGGATGCGCGGCCACGTGGTTGACGTCCTGGCGACGAAGAACGTCACGAGCGGCGGTTCGAGCGACAGCGACGCGAAGGACTGGCACGCGAAGCCGACCGGCGTCCCGCCGTCGAGTGCGGTGACGATCGTGACGCCGCTGCAGAAGTGGCCGAGCACATGCCGGAACGTGGCAGGGTCGACGGTGGGGGCGCCGAGCTTGGCCATGGGGTCCTCGCAGGGTCGGGGCAGGCGGTTTCCAGCAAGCTAGGACAAGAAATATGATTGTGTCAATCAATTGAAATGGGGTCCGGGTCACATGAGAAAACGTGCCTCCAAAGCGCCCCTGAAGCATCCCCAAAGCGCCTCGTGAACGCCTCGGAGGAGCCTCGGGCGCGCGCCGACCCGGCCCCGGCCCCGCTCACCAGCCGTGGTATTCCGGCTTCCGCCGTTCGATCAGGCCCGCCACCCCCTCGTGGGCGTCCCGGGTGGTCATCGTGAGTTCGACGAGGTCCGCCTCGGCGTCGAACGCCGTCGCGCGGTCCGTATCGAGCGACCGGTTGACCAGGCGTTTCGTATACGCGAGCGCCCGGGTCGGGCCGGTGGCCAGGCGCTCCGCCCACTCCCGGACGGTGGCGTCCAGCTCGTCCGGCGGCACGACCCTGTTGACGACCCCGATGCGCAGTGCCTCGGCGGCCGGCAGGTCGTCCCCGAGGAACATCAGCTCCTTGGCCTTCTGCGGCCCGACCAGGCGCGGCAGCAGGTACGTGCTGCCGCCGTCCGGGATGATCCCGCGCCGCGCGAAGATCTGGATGAAGCGGGCGGTGTCCGCGGCGATCACCAGGTCACACGCCAGCGCGAGACTCATCCCGTAGCCGGCCGTGGTGCCGTTGACCGCCGCGATCACCGGCTTCTCGCAGTCCAGCACCGCCGCGGTCAGCCGTAGCACGCCGTTCCTGATCATTCGCGCGGTATGGCCCGTCGGGCGCTCGGGCGGCGCGGGCGTGCCGTCCTCGGGCGGCGTCGCGAGCGCGGGCGCCGTCCCGGGTGAACCGCGCAGGTCCATGCCGGTGCAGAAGTGCCTTGTCCCGGCCGCGCCGACCACGACCGCGCGGACGGCCTCGTTCGCCGACGCGCCGCCGAGCAGCGTGATGATCGTGTCGCGTTGGTCCCAGGTGATCGCGTTGCTCGCGCGGGGCCGGTTGAGCGTGACCCACAGCACGCCGTTCTCCACACGGTGCAGCAACTCCGGCTCGGCCGCGGCCGGTTCGGGAGGGACGCTCATGCGCCCACCTCGCTTCGCTCGGTACGGGACGCGTGGAACGCACCCCTGTCGTTGACGCGCTCGCTCATGCGGGCACCCGCCTCCTCCCGGCACCGTGTGCGCCAAGCGCGCCTCTCGGGCCGGTTCGTTCGCTCGGCCCGCTCATGCGGGCACCGCGCCTCTCGCGGCGCCGCGTGGGTGGAGGGGCGCCCCTCGCCGATGCGCCCGCTCCGCCCACGCGTGTGCGCAGCCGCTCGCAGGTCCGGCGCGGGGTCCACGCGTTCCGGGGCTCCGCCCACGCGTGTGCGCAGCCGCTCCTCTCGGGGCGGCGGACGGCCCCGCGGCGGTCGCCGTCCGGTCGGGCGATCGGCGCCGCGGCGGCCGATGATCGGCGGCTGATGTCATCGGGCGATGGCCAACGCGTCCAGGGCCACCGTGCCTCCGCCGCGCGGCATGACCATCAGCGGGTTGATGTCCAACTCGGCGAGGTCGTCGCCGAGTTCGAAGGCCATGCGCTGCACGCGCATCACCACGTCGACCAGCGCGTCCAGGTCGGCGGGCGGGCGCCCGCGCATGCCGTGCAGGCACTTGAGGCCGCGCAGCCCGCCGAGCATGCGGCGCACCTCGTACGGCCCGAACGGCGGTACCCCGACCGCGACATCGTCGAACACCTCGACCAGCATGCCGCCCAGACCGACCGTCACGGTCGGTCCGAACAGCTTGTCGTGCGAGATCCCGACCACCATCTCGACGCCCTTCTCGACCTGCTGGCACACCAGCACGCCTTCCAGCCGCCCGGCGCCGTGCTCGCGGGCCGCCTCGACGATCTCCCGGTACGCGTCCCGCACTTGGCTCGCCGACCGGAGCCCCGGCCGGACCAGCCCGAGGTCGCTCTTGTGCGGCAGCTGCGGTGCGCAGGCCTTCATGACCACCGGGTACCCGATGAGCCCGGCCGCCCGCACCGACGCGGCGGCCGAGGTGACCAGCTGCTCGCGCGGGACGCGGATGCCGTATGTGCGCAGCAGTTGCTTCGCGGAGTGCTCGGACAGGGGCTTCCCGGTGGTCAGCAGCCGCCGGGCCTTCGCGGCGGCCGGGGAGTGCGTCCGCGCGACGTCGTCGAACGGCGGCGTGTAGTTGTCGCGGAAGCGGTGGTAGTCGAAGTAGGCCCGCAGCGCCGTGACGCAGTTGCCGAACGTCCGGAACACGACTATCCGGTTGGATTTGAGCAGAATATCGCGGTACGCCGACTCGTCGCCCGCCGGCGAGCCCCAGACCACGCACACGACCTTGTCGGTCGTCTCCGCGGCGTCGACCAGGTCCCGCGCGAGCTTGTCGCTCATCGGCGGGAACGCCCCGGTGATCGGACAGACCAGCACGCCGACGTTCGGGTCGGCGAGGATCGCGTCGATGATCTTCCGCCCGCGCTCGTCGCCCGCCGGGTGGCCGCCGTTGTCGACGGGGTTCGCGACGGCCAGCGGCCCGGGGATCCACGACCGCAGCGACTCCTGGGTGCCCGCGGTGAGTTCGGGCAGGACGAGGCCGCGGGCGGCGGCCAGGTCGGCCATGTGCGCGCCCGTTCCCCCGGATATGGAGTACACGCACACGCCGTCCGCCCTCGGCCGCGTCGTGCGCGCGAACATCTGGGACGTGTCGATGAGTTCGTCGAGGCCGTCGACGCGCGTGACACCGAACTGCCGGAACACCGCGGACGCGACGCGGTCCTCGCCGGTCAGCTTGCCGGTGTGCGACGCGGCCATCCGGGCGCCGGATTCGGTGCGGCCGACTTTGACCAGCACGATCGGCTTGCGCTGCTGGGCCGCGTGGTCGGCCGCGAGGGCGAAGGTGCGGCCGTCCTTGAAGCCCTCGACGTACGCCGCGATCACCCCGACGTCCGGCTGATCGGCGAAGTAGCGGATGAAGTCGGCGGTTTCGAGGTCGGCCTCGTTGCCCACGGGCGCCCAGTGCGAGACGCGGATGCCGATGTCCTGCGCCGCGAACACCGGGCGGCCCTGGTGCCCGCTCTGCGTGATGAGGGCGATCGACCGGCCTTCGAGGTCGTCCCGGAACTCCTCGAAGGCGTTGAGGTTGGTGTTGGGGCCGAGCAGCCGCATCGGCCCGGCCGCGGCGAGTTCGGCGAGGCGGCGTTGTGCCTCGGCGCCGTCCGGGCCCGATTCGGCGAAGCCGTCGGCGAAGACGACCGCGAACGCGACACCGGCGGCGGCGAGATCCGGCATCACCTCCTGCGGGTCGCCGACCAGCACCACCGCGAGGTCGACGTCGCCCGGCACCGACGCGATGTCGGGGTGGCACGGCAGCCCGCCGATCTCGGCGTGCTTGGGGTTGACCGGGAACAACCGCGCCCCGACGCGGTCGGCCCAGGACCGCAGTTGCGCGGTGACGTGGGCACCGGGCCGACCCTCGGTGTCCGACGCGCCGATCACGGCGACCGTGCGCGGCCGGAAGAACCGGTCGAGTTCGGCGGGCCGCAGCCGCAGCGGCCGTCCGGTGACGTCGACCGGGAGGCGCTGGTCGGCGAACTTCTCCCTGCTCGGTTCCCTGCTCGGTTCCCTGCTCGGATCGGTGCTCACGGAACCGGTACGGGCGTATCCCGGAGCGTGCGTTTCCCTGCTGTCACGAAGCATCTGGCCCGTCCCTCGTCTTGACGATCCATCAGATGAATCACGTGACCTGACGGTCAGGCGGCAAGCTGCCGACGGGACGTCAGGACTTTTTGTTGTCTCTTCGCCCCTTGCTCGCACTATGTGTCCGATCATGGGGATTTCTGGTGACTTGGTCAAGGTTTTTCCGGGGAGCCCCCGGTCAACGACACTTTCCCACAGTCGTCGGTTTTTGTTGTCCGAACGCGACACGCACCAAACAGCTTGCTCAGCGAGGCCGATCGCGACGGCCCCCGCGCCGCTCACGCTCCGCGAGCGCCGCGCGGTCGACCTTGTCCATCCCGGTCAGCGGCAGCCCGTCCACCACCCGCAGTGCCTCCGGCAGCTTGTACGCCGCCAGCCTCGGCGCCGCGAACGCGCGCAACTCCTCCAGCGTGGGCGCCGGTTCGCCCGCGTGCGGCACCACGACCGCCACCCCGACCTCGCCCATCACGTCGCTCGGCCGCGGGGTCACCGCGACGGCCGCGACCGCCGGGTGGGCGAGCAGCACGGACTCCACCTCCAAGGGGAAGACGTTGTACCCGCCCCGGATGTACGCGTCCGAGATCCGGCCGGTGATCCGCAGGCACCCCGCCTCGTCGACCGCGCCCAGGTCGCCGGTCCGCAGCCAGCCGTCGCCGTCCAGCGCCCGCGCGGTCTCCTCCGGATTCCGCCAGTAGCCGGCCATCACCGCCGGGGAGCGCAGGCAGACCTGCCCCACCTCGCCCGCCCCCGACACCCGCCCGGTCTCCGGATCGCGGATCTCCAGCTCGGTGCCGGGCCGGGGCCGCCCGACCGTGTGCAGCGCCTCCTCGTCCGGCGCGTCGAACGCCGTCAGGGTGCCGAGCCCGCCCGACTCGGTCAGCGAGTACCGGATCGAGTAGCCCGCCCCGAAGCGCTCCCGGGCCTCCCGCACCAGCGGCGCCGGCGACGGCCCCGCCCCCACGATCAGCCCGCGCACGGACGAGAAGTCGTACGCGTCGAACTCCGGGCGGCGCAGCAGCAGCGACACCTGCGCCGCCACACCGCCGATGTACGCGATCCGCTCCCGCGCGATGATCCGCAGCGCGTCCTGCGCCCGCCAGCGCTCCAGCAGGTGCAGGGTCGCACCCAGCCGGAGGTACCCGGCGAGCTTCGTCATGAACCCGACGTGCGTGAGCCCGGTGGCCACGAGTTGCGGCCCGCCCCCGCCCCAGAGCCCGGCGGTGTCCATCGCGGTGATCGCGGCGATCTGCCGCGACGTGAACAGCGCGCCCTTCGGCGTGCCCGTGGTCCCCGACGTGAAGACGACCGTTTCGGGGGCGTCGGGTTCGGCGTCGGGTTCGCCGGTCCCGGAGCGCCCGGGCGCCGGCGGGACCGCGTCGAGCCGCAGATCACCCCACACGTCCCCGGACCGCTCCGCCGGTATGCAGCGCAGCAGTTCCGGCCCCGAGGGCAGCCGGTCGGCCAACTCCCCGGTGGCGATGACGAGTTCGGGTGCCGCCTGGTGGAGCACCCGGGCCCGCTCGCGCTCGGTGTACCGCGGGCTGACCCCCGTGGTGACCGCGCCGAGCCGGGCGAGCGCGAGGTACGCCACCACGTACTCCGGCCCGGACGGCAGCACGAGCGCCGCCGCGTCCCCCTCCCGTACGCCGCGTTTCGCCAGCCCGGCGGCGACCTGGTCGGTGAGCACGTCCAGGTGCGCGTACGTGAACGCCGTGCCGCCCCGGACCAGCGCCCGGCGCTCGGGAAAACGCCGTGCGGCCTCCCGCAGCACTGCGGCGACAACGGTCATCGGGCGTCCTTCGGCTGTGGTGCAGGCGGTTCCCCGTGATATGACGGTGTGTCAGATACTGACGCGTGGACGGCTCACGGGCAAGAGGCAGGCCCGCCACACCAGGGAGTCAGCGGCATGGACGTCGGGTTCGGCGAGGAACAGGAAGAGATCCGCAAGGCACTGCGCGACGCGCTCGACAAGCACGGCGACTCGGCCGCCGTCCGCGCGGCGGCGGAGAGCGCCGACGGCTACGACACGCGGGTGTGGCGCCGCCTGTGCGACCAGACCGGGCTGCCCGGCCTCGGCATCCCCGAGCGCTACGGCGGCGTCGGCCTCGGCTTCACCGAAGTGGCCATCGCCTGCGAGGAGATGGGCCGCGCGCTGTATCCGTCGCCGTTCCTCGCGACGTGCGTCCGGGCCGCGACGGCCCTGCTGCGCAGCGGGGATGCGGAGGCGTGTGAGCGCCACGTGCCGGGCATCGCGGCGGGAACCCTGAGGGCCGCCCTGGCCGGGCCCACCGGCGAGGTCACCGCCGTCCCCTCATCCGACGGCGGCCACCGCCTCACCGGGACGGCCGACCACGTGATCGACGGTGCCCGTGCCGACGTCATCCTGGTCGCCGCGCGACTCGGCGGCGCACCGGCCCTGTTCGCGGTCGACGCCGACGCCACCGGCCTGACTCGCCGTCAACTCCCGGTCCTGGACCCGACCCGGCGCCAAGCGCGGCTCGCCTTCACCGCGACCCCGGCCCGACTCGTCGGCACGCCCGGCGCCGCGGCGCTCCTGGACCGCATCCGCGAATTCACCGAGATCGCCGTCGCCGCCGAATGCGTCGGGGGCGCGGCCCGCTGCCTGGACATGACCGTCGATTACGTCAAACTCCGCAGGCAATTCGGCCGGCAAATAGGCTCGTTCCAAGCCGTCAAACACCGCTGCGCGGATATGTACGTGCAATTGGAGACCGCGAGATCGGCGCTGCACCACACGCTGCGGACGGCCGCCGCAGCCGAGTCGTCAGGACCGGGCGCCGAGGAGCTGCGCGTCATGGCCCCGCTGGCGATGACCACCGCGACGGACACCTACCGGTGGATCGCCGAAGAGACGATCCAACTCCACGGCGGTATCGGATTCACCTGGGAACACGACGCCCATTTGCACCTCAAGCGCGCGACAACCTCCGCGCTGCTGTTCGGCCCCCGCACCGCACAACGCGAGCGCATCGCGGCGTCGGCGGGGATCTGAGGGGTCACCAGATGAAAATCGAGGTATCAAGGTCGGCGTTCCACGGGGGAGGAAAGCTGATCTTGGTGCCATACCCGACCCTCGTCTGGGACCGGTACCGACAATTGACCGGATCGGCGAACAACGTGACTTCCGAACGCAGGGGATCGATCAGCAGGTAGAGCGGAATGTGTCCTGATGCGTAACCGAGAGGCTTCACTTCGCGATCGTTCTTCTGGCTGTTCTCCGACACCACCTCCACCACGAGGTGGACCACATCGGGCCCGAACTTCCAGTCGGTGTGGGTGTCGACAGCCGCTTTGTCGAGCACGCAGAGATCCGGAACGTAGCAGTCCTTGTTCGGTGCGGTGGGCAACTGGATCGTTACGGGCGAGAATGAAACGCGCGTCTTCTCCGGCCTGTTCTCGCGGATAAACGATTCGTACAAATCCTCCAGCAATCCGGAGTGAGCCCCCACGGGCGTTGGTGACATGACGATCAGCCCTCCGATCAGCTCCACCCGTTGACCCTCAGGGGGATCGGTGTTCTCGAAGAGCTCTCGCTGATCGGGGCGCTCGATGCCGGCATCCGCCACCACAGCCGCCTCCTCCACAACCAGGGTCATGTCACTCCTTTCAGAGTACGCCGGGGCATCTTCCGACGCCGAGGATGGCGCATGTCGGGGGCGCCAGAGGCCCACGAAACATTTGTTTCCCTCAAACGGAGTAGTTTGAGATGCGGTTGTTGTGGTTCGTCGGAAGGACGGCCTCTGAACCCCTACGCCCTGCTGCTCCACGCTGCCCCCGAAGACCTCCACGGCCCTGTGGCGCTGCGCCTGGATCCGCAGGTGGCCGCATCGCTGCTGTCCTCGGAGCCGTTGCCTGGTCCCGGGCTGGCGGCGTATGCGGTCGCGCGCGGAGGCGACGTCGAGCGTGCCGCGATCGCCGGCAACGCGTCGGTGGGGGCCGACGTGTTGATGGACTTGGCCGAGCGGGGCGAGGACAGGGTCGCGCGGAGGTTGAGGACGAACGCGTCGGCCCCTCGGGAGGTTCTGGTACGGGTGCTGGACCCTGTTTCCGCGTGGCATTTGCTGCTGAGAAACCCGGGCATGTCGCGGCCGGACACCCGGCACCTGCTGTCCGTCGTCGGAGCCATGGACGACCCGGAAATTCCCGCCCGGGTACTGGAGTTGACGAGAGGCCCCGGCCGAATACCCGGCGATACCGTGGTGCTGGAGGCGTGCCTCGGCCTGTTGCGTGCCTCGGGTCCCGAGGCGGTGCTGGAGGCCATGTCCGGGCGGAAACCGCGCACGCGGCGCGCCGAGGACGACCCTGTGCACCGCGCGTACGCGCATCCCACCGATCCCGACCTGCTGGTCGGCGCGCTGGAGCACGAGGGCCGGACCCCCGTTGTCGTGGACCGGATCAACGCGTGCTGGTCGGTCGATGACGCCGTCGCGCTGCTGCGGGCACCGCGCGCCTCGCTCGACTGGGCGTACATCCTCGGTCGTAAGGAGACGCTGCGGCATCCGGCTCTCGCGGCGCTGGCGCGTCAGGTCGGCTGTCCCGAAGAACTGCGGCCCGAACCGCCCCCGGCCCCGCGACGCCGTCGGCGCGCACGGGACGGCGAGACCTTCGTGAGCGCGCACGTTCGTCAGCGGATGATGCGCGGCCTGGCGGACCTGGAGGAAACCCCGAACCCCTGGCTGCTGGACGCCCACGCGTCCGGGCGGCTCTCCGCCGCCACGATCCTCCGGCGCGGGGCTCCCGCCGTGCGCGCGCTGGAGATCCTCGAGCGCTGTGACGATCCCGAGCGCGTGGCCGACGCCCACCGCGCGCTCGCGGCGGCGACCTCCGGCCTGGGCCGGACGCCCGACGGCTGGGTCGTCGCCCTCAACCTGGTGCCGGCGTTCCCCGGCACGTGCGCCGAACTCCTCGCCACGGCACGGGCGGTCGTCTCGTGACGTGCGGGCACGCCGAAAGCGGACGTATCCGTTCCGGATGCGTCCGCGGGTGGTTCGCCGGAGTGCCGCGGTGGGGGCGCGTGCCCCGGCCGGAGCGCGCTCCCCGGGTGGGAGGCCGACCGGGGCGGCGTCGTCAGCGCGGGGGCTTCTTGCCGGTGATGCCCATGTAGACCAGGGTGGCGAGCGCGGGCCGCACGTCACGCATCTTGATCTTCCAGGTCTCGAAGCCCTTCTGGTGGCCCGAGACGGCCGCGAGCATCGCCACGAGGGTGCCCGCCATGGCGTTCGGCACGACCTCGTCGCCCGTCCGGTGCTTGGCGTGGACGTCCTCGATGGCCTCGGTGAGACCGTGTGTCACGGCGGTGAGGATGGACTGCCGGACCTTGTAGAACCGTTTGTCGCCCTCGGCCGCGGCCAGGTCGACGACCCGGAGGATCGGCTCGTACTCCTGCCAGAACTCCAGGAAGCCGTCGACCAGGGCCTCGGCCGCGGCGTAGCCGCCCTTGCCGGCCCACGCCTGGTTCTCGGTCAGCGTCTTGAGGCGCTGGCCGTCTTTGGCCATGTCGTTGGCGATCTCCAGGATCGCGCTCTCGACGTCCTGGAAGTACTGGTAGAAGGTGGCCGGCGAGGTGCCTGCCATCCGGGCGACGTCGATGACCTTGACGTCCCGGTATGGCGACGTGTCGAGCATCTCGCGCAGGCACTCCAGCAGTTTCTGCCGGGTGGCCTGGCCGCGTCGCCCGGCGACGCGGCCGTCGACGGTGCGAACTTGTCCTGTCATGGCGTCAGTTTACGGGCGCGTGATGGGGGTCGCTGTTCGCGGCGCGGAGGTAGGCGGGCAATTCTCCGCCGCCGTGGACGAGGATTTCCGCTCCGCTCACGTAGCGGGACATCGGCGACGCGAGGAAAAGGCATACGTCGGCGACATCGTGAGGATCAGCCATTCGGCCGAGCGGAATGGTCTTGCCAACCGCCGAGATGCCGTCCTCGTCGCCGTAGTGCAGGTGTGCCTGTTCGGTGCGGACCATGCCGACGATCAGCGAGTTCGTACGGATCCGGGGCGCCCATTCGACGGCGAGCGTCTTCGTCAGCGAGTTCATTCCGGCTTTCGCCGCGCCGTACGCCGCGGCGCCGGGGGAGGGGCGTACGCCGCTCACGCTGCTGATGTTGACGATCGAGCCGCCGGTCTCCTGAGCCGCCATCAGGCGGTGTGCGGCCTGCGCGAAATACAGCGGGCCGAGCAGGTTGAGTTCGATGATCGCCCTGGAGAAACGCGGGGACGCGGTCGCGGCGTCGATCGCGGGGGCGCCGCCGGCGTTGTTGACGAGGGTGTCGAGCCGGCCGAATTTCTCCTCGACGAACGCCACGGTGGCGAACGCCGTGTCGGGGTCGCGGACGTCGGCGGGGTGGTGGACCGCGGTGCGCCCGGCCGCGGTGGGCAGCGACTCGGGTGCGTTGCGCTGGCAGACGACCACATCGGCGCCGGCCGCGAGGAAGCGCTCGCTGATGCCGCGTCCGATGCCTCGGCCGCCGCCGGTCACGAGAACGACCCGGCCGGACTGGTCCAAGGGGTTCGGGTTTTCGGTCATGACGGTCTCCGCGGGGAAGTCGTGGGCGGGGTGGTCCTGTCTGGCGCGGCTTGTCGGGTGTCATCTATGGTGACACAGAGATCTGACGATCAGTCAGATTCGCGGCCGAATGGATCCGATCGCCATGGCAATCCGCTTCGAGGTACGCGAAGGCCTCGCCGAGGTGGTACTCGACGCGCCCCCGGTGAACGCCCTCGATGTCGCCGGCTGGTTCGAACTCGCCGACACCCTGCGCCGCGCGGGACGCGACCCCGGCGTCCGCGCGGTGGTGCTGCGTGCCGAGGGCCGCGGCTTCAACGCGGGCGTCGACATCAAGGAGATGCAGAACACGGCCGGCTTCGACGCCCTCTTGGGCGCCAACCGCGGCTGCTACGAGGCCTTCGCGGCGGTCTACGACTGCGAAGTCCCTGTCGTCGCGGCCGTGCACGGCTTCTGCGTCGGCGGCGGCATCGGGCTGGTCGGCAACGCGGACATCGTCGTCGCGAGCGACGACGCGTTCTTCGGGCTGCCGGAGGTCGACCGCGGGGCGCTCGGCGCCGCGACCCACCTGGCCCGGCTGGTGCCGCAGCACCGCATGCGGCAGATGGTCTACACGGGGGACACCGCCACGGCGGCCGAACTACACGCCCACGGCTCGGTCTTCAGGGTCGTCGCCCGCGACGAACTCGTGGCCGCCGCCTTCGAGGTCGCCGGTGCGATCGCGGCGAAGTCGCCCACGGTCATCCGCGCCGCGAAGGCCTCCCTCAACGGCATCGACCCGGTCGACGTGAAGCGCTCCTACCGCTACGAGCAGGGCTTCACCTTCGAACTGAACCTCACCGGCGTCTCGGACGGACTGCGCGACGCGTTCGTCGCCGGCCGCGACGCGGACACCTCGAACCAGTCAGGGAGTTCACGGTGGCAGACAAGCGAATGACGGCCGACGAGGTCGTCGACCGGCTCGACGACGGCATGACGGTCGGCATCGGCGGCTGGGGTTCGCGGCGCAAGCCGATGGCCCTGGTCCGGGCCATCCTGCGGTCCCCGCTGCGAGGGCTGACGATCGTCGCGTACGGCGGCCCCGACATCGGTCTGCTCGCCCGCGCCGGCAAGGCCGACAAGATCGTGTACGCGTTCGTCTCGCTCGACTCGATCCCGCTGGAGCCGAACTTCCGCCACGTCCGCGAGAACGGCCTCGTCGACGCGGTCGAGTACGACGAGGGGATGTTCCTGAGCGGCCTGCGCGCCGCCGCCTACCGGCTGCCGTTCCTGCCCACGCGCGCCGGGCTCGGCTCCGACATCCCCGTCGTGTCACCGCACCTGCGCACCGTCACGTCGCCGTACGACGACGGCGAGCGGCTCATCGCGATGCCCGCGCTGCGCCTCGACGCGGCACTCGTGCACGCCAACGTGGCCGACGAGAAGGGCAACGCCGCACTCACCGGACCCGACCAGTACATGGACGAACTGTTCTGCCTGGCCGCGGACAAGGCCTACGTCTCGGCCGAACGCGTCGTCGGCAGCGACGAGTTGCGGAAGGAGGCCGGCTGCGTCCACACACTCGTGCTGCACCGCTACATGACCGCCGGCGTCGTCGAGGCGCCGCACGGCGCGCACTTCACCGAATGCCCGCC is from Yinghuangia sp. ASG 101 and encodes:
- a CDS encoding flavin reductase family protein — protein: MAKLGAPTVDPATFRHVLGHFCSGVTIVTALDGGTPVGFACQSFASLSLEPPLVTFFVARTSTTWPRIRPGARFCVNVLADDQEDLCRAFAVSGADKFAGVAHTPAPGTGSPLLDGVLAYVDCTLERVVDGGDHEIVIGRVAALDAPRDDAGPLLFYKGRFGHPARNA
- a CDS encoding enoyl-CoA hydratase/isomerase family protein → MSVPPEPAAAEPELLHRVENGVLWVTLNRPRASNAITWDQRDTIITLLGGASANEAVRAVVVGAAGTRHFCTGMDLRGSPGTAPALATPPEDGTPAPPERPTGHTARMIRNGVLRLTAAVLDCEKPVIAAVNGTTAGYGMSLALACDLVIAADTARFIQIFARRGIIPDGGSTYLLPRLVGPQKAKELMFLGDDLPAAEALRIGVVNRVVPPDELDATVREWAERLATGPTRALAYTKRLVNRSLDTDRATAFDAEADLVELTMTTRDAHEGVAGLIERRKPEYHGW
- a CDS encoding acetate--CoA ligase family protein, with the protein product MLRDSRETHAPGYARTGSVSTDPSREPSREPSREKFADQRLPVDVTGRPLRLRPAELDRFFRPRTVAVIGASDTEGRPGAHVTAQLRSWADRVGARLFPVNPKHAEIGGLPCHPDIASVPGDVDLAVVLVGDPQEVMPDLAAAGVAFAVVFADGFAESGPDGAEAQRRLAELAAAGPMRLLGPNTNLNAFEEFRDDLEGRSIALITQSGHQGRPVFAAQDIGIRVSHWAPVGNEADLETADFIRYFADQPDVGVIAAYVEGFKDGRTFALAADHAAQQRKPIVLVKVGRTESGARMAASHTGKLTGEDRVASAVFRQFGVTRVDGLDELIDTSQMFARTTRPRADGVCVYSISGGTGAHMADLAAARGLVLPELTAGTQESLRSWIPGPLAVANPVDNGGHPAGDERGRKIIDAILADPNVGVLVCPITGAFPPMSDKLARDLVDAAETTDKVVCVVWGSPAGDESAYRDILLKSNRIVVFRTFGNCVTALRAYFDYHRFRDNYTPPFDDVARTHSPAAAKARRLLTTGKPLSEHSAKQLLRTYGIRVPREQLVTSAAASVRAAGLIGYPVVMKACAPQLPHKSDLGLVRPGLRSASQVRDAYREIVEAAREHGAGRLEGVLVCQQVEKGVEMVVGISHDKLFGPTVTVGLGGMLVEVFDDVAVGVPPFGPYEVRRMLGGLRGLKCLHGMRGRPPADLDALVDVVMRVQRMAFELGDDLAELDINPLMVMPRGGGTVALDALAIAR
- a CDS encoding class I adenylate-forming enzyme family protein, translating into MTVVAAVLREAARRFPERRALVRGGTAFTYAHLDVLTDQVAAGLAKRGVREGDAAALVLPSGPEYVVAYLALARLGAVTTGVSPRYTERERARVLHQAAPELVIATGELADRLPSGPELLRCIPAERSGDVWGDLRLDAVPPAPGRSGTGEPDAEPDAPETVVFTSGTTGTPKGALFTSRQIAAITAMDTAGLWGGGGPQLVATGLTHVGFMTKLAGYLRLGATLHLLERWRAQDALRIIARERIAYIGGVAAQVSLLLRRPEFDAYDFSSVRGLIVGAGPSPAPLVREARERFGAGYSIRYSLTESGGLGTLTAFDAPDEEALHTVGRPRPGTELEIRDPETGRVSGAGEVGQVCLRSPAVMAGYWRNPEETARALDGDGWLRTGDLGAVDEAGCLRITGRISDAYIRGGYNVFPLEVESVLLAHPAVAAVAVTPRPSDVMGEVGVAVVVPHAGEPAPTLEELRAFAAPRLAAYKLPEALRVVDGLPLTGMDKVDRAALAERERRGGRRDRPR
- a CDS encoding acyl-CoA dehydrogenase family protein, which encodes MDVGFGEEQEEIRKALRDALDKHGDSAAVRAAAESADGYDTRVWRRLCDQTGLPGLGIPERYGGVGLGFTEVAIACEEMGRALYPSPFLATCVRAATALLRSGDAEACERHVPGIAAGTLRAALAGPTGEVTAVPSSDGGHRLTGTADHVIDGARADVILVAARLGGAPALFAVDADATGLTRRQLPVLDPTRRQARLAFTATPARLVGTPGAAALLDRIREFTEIAVAAECVGGAARCLDMTVDYVKLRRQFGRQIGSFQAVKHRCADMYVQLETARSALHHTLRTAAAAESSGPGAEELRVMAPLAMTTATDTYRWIAEETIQLHGGIGFTWEHDAHLHLKRATTSALLFGPRTAQRERIAASAGI